The Natronolimnobius baerhuensis DNA segment GTAAGACATCTCGGAGGTTGTCTCGGTGAGCCCAGAGATACGCGAGGTCGAATCCGAGCCAGCGCGCGGTTGCGACGACGAGTGCGAGCAGGCCCACGACGGCAGCGACGCGCCCGAGCATGCGTCGTCGCCAGCGTTGTTGAATCTGGTCGAACTCCTCGTCGACGCCCGGTTCATCGGCCCCGTTCGCTGGTCGATCACGCCGTGACATCGGACTCGTACACCTCCTCGAGACACTCGGGATCGACCTCATCTGCTGTCGCATCGAGCGTGAGACGGCCATCTGCAAGGCCGAGATATCGGTCCGTCAGTCCGTCGGCGAGTTGGGGTTGATGCAAGCTCACGAGGCCGATCAGGTTGTGCTCGGAAACGACCGTTGCGAGGCGCTCGAGGACGGCACGCGCGGTTTCCGGATCGAGCGAGGCGACGGGTTCGTCCGCGAGCACTACTCGCGGCTCCTGCTGGAGCGCGCGGGCGATGCCAACGCGCTGGCGCTCGCCGCCGGAGAGGTCCCCAACGCGACGGTCCGCGTACCCAGCCAAATCGACCGCATGCAGGCGCTCGAGTGCGGCGCGTTTTTCGTCGGGGTCGTGCCAGCCGAGCAGTTCCCGCCAGACCGGTTCGCGACCGAGACCGCCATCGAGGACGTTTGCGAGCGCGGATTTCGTCTCGAGAAGAGCACCGTCCTGAAAGACGAGCGCGACGTCGGTTGGGTCGATTGGTTCTCCGTCAAGTCGAATCCGGCCTGCATCTGGCTCCTCGAGGCCGTTGAGACACCGCAGGAGCGTCGTCTTGCCGGCACCCGAGCGTCCGATGAGGATCGTGAGCGTGCCAGGCTCGAGGTCAAGCGAAACGTCGGCGAACGCCTCGTGGTCGCCGTAGCGTTTCGTGAGGTCGGTGACGGAGAGCATTGCGTGTGAGTACGTCGCGGTTAGTAGGCCCGCGTATTAGTCGTCGTCTTCGGCGTCGTCGAGCGTCTCGATATCGAGACCCATCTGTTCGGCGATGTCGCGGACGTGATCGTACAGGTCGGGATCGAACTCGCCGTACTCGTCGACGCGGTGGTCCGCGAGTGCGTCCTCGGGCGTTTCGATCAGTCGGTCGGCGAGTTCGTTCTGCACGTCGTCGGGCGTGTCGGGTTTGGCGACGATCACGTCGAACGGAATCGGGTCGCTCTCGGCGATCTTGACGATGTCATCGTCATCTGGATGCTCGAAATCGCCGTATGCTGCGGCGTCGACGTGGCCCTCCTCAAGTACGCGGAGTGCGGCGTCGTGGCTGCCGGCCCACTGAATGTCGAAGTCTTCGGGTTCGGTCTCGAGGTCGCCCGCGTGGAGGCCAGCCTCGTTCAGCCGGTAGCGAGGGAACATGCCACCGCTTGCGGACATCGGATCGACCATTGCGATTGTCGTGCCCTCGAGGTCGTCGATGGTCTCGATGCCGGTGTCTGCTCGCGTCGCGATGTAGGTGTGATAGGAGTCCGAGCCGTGTGACCAGTTAATCGCCAGCGGGTGAACGTCGTCTTCCTGTGCGAGGACGAAGATAAACGGCGAGAGATTCGCGAGTTCAGTGTGGCCGTTGACGACGCTCTCGACGACGCCGGCGTAGCTCGTCGTTGGAACGCCCTCGACCTCGTCGACGCCGTCGAAGCCGTTGGCGAGCCACTCGAAGGTGCCAGCGTACTGTGTCTCGAGGTCTTCGGCGTCCTGAAACGGCGGGAGACCGAACTCGATGTGACCGTCGGCCCACTCGCCGACTGAGTCGGTACCTGACTCATCTGTCTCGGCCGACTCGTCAGTATCGTCACTCGAGTCGTCAGCAGCCCCATCGTCGCCATCGAGACAGCCAGCCGTGCTGGCGATTGCAGTTCCTGTGACCAGTCCAAGATACGTACGTCGGTCCATATCCCCGTTCGGAACCACCCAGGGATAACACCCTCGAATACTCAATTGTCGTGTGGTGAGTCCACGACTCGCACGCTCGAGAAGATAGCTATTAACCGTCGTCGGCCGAACGGCCGAGTATGACAGTCTCGAGCGCTCCCGGGAAGGTCTATCTGTTCGGGGAGCACGCGGTGGTCTATGGCGAGCCTGCGGTCCCGTGTGCAATCGAGGTACGGGCCCAGGTCACCGCCGAGCAACGAACCGACGGGAAATTACGCGTCCACGCGGACGATCTCAGCCTGGACGGGTTCACCGTGGAGTATGACGGCACGGCCGGCGAGCACCCACACGTCGACGCGCCGGAATCGCTGTTGATGGCGGCGACACAGTACGTCGACGGCGCAATCGAACAGGTATACGACGTAACTGACGAGGACGATATTGGCTTCGACGTCACGATTGAGAGCGACATCCCGCTCGGGGCAGGGCTAGGCTCGTCCGCTGCAGTCGTCGTCTCCGCCATCGACGCCGCAACGCGGGAACTCGGGGTCACGCTCGAGCCTGACGAAATCGCAGAGCGTGCCTACCGAACCGAACACGCGGTCCAGGACGGACAGGCCTCTCGTGCAGATACATTCTGTTCTGCGACCGGCGGCGCGGTTCGCGTGGAGGGCGACGACTGCCGGGCAATCGACGCACCCGACCTCCCGTTGGTCATCGGTTTCGACGGCGGGGCGGGCGACACCGGTGAACTGGTCTCTGGCGTGCGCGACCTGCGCGAGGAGTACGACTTTGCGGCCGACACCGTCGAAACTATCGGCGATATCGTCCGCAACGGCGAAGACGCGCTCGCTGCAGGTGATTTAGAGGAACTTGGCCGGCTGATGAACTTCAATCACGGCCTCCTGTCGGCGCTGGGTGTCTCCTCGAGATCGCTTGATTCGATGGTCTGGGGGGCTCGCGATGCAGGTGCCCACGGCGCGAAGTTGACGGGTGCAGGCGGGGGTGGCTGTATCGTGGCGCTCGATCCGACGCCCGAAACAGAGACAGCGCTCTCGTTTACACCCGGCTGTGAGGACGCCTTCCGCGCCGAACTCGCCGAAACAGGGGTGAAACGGCTCGAATGATCGTCCTGAAACTCGGCGGCAGCGCAATCACGGACAAGGATCGGCCCGAAACGCTCGACGGCGCGGCACTCGAGGAGGCTGCAGCGGCAATTGCTGTGACGCATGCAGCCAAAGAACGCGATGAGGGACTTGTGATCGTCCACGGCGGCGGGAGCTTCGGCCACCACAACGCAAGCGAACACGGCGTGACGACGACCGAGGGAAGCCACGACACGGCTGCCGTCTTCGACATCCACGGCGCGATGACGACGCTCAACCAATTCGTCCTCACCCGACTGGCTGAACACGACGTGCCTGCAGTCCCAGTGCATCCGTTCTCGGCGGCCCACCGCGACACCGACGGCGATCTGACGCTCCCGACCGGCCAGGTCGAAACGCTGCTCGAGGAAGGGTTCGTCCCCGTCCTCCACGGCGACCTCGTCGCTCATGCGGGCGCGGGCGTGACAGTTGTCAGCGGCGACGAACTCGTCACCGCACTGGCGACGGCACTCGAGGCCGACCGCGTCGGACTCTGTTCAACGGTTCCGGGCGTGCTGGACGACGATGATGCCGTCATCGAGCAAATCACAGCGTTCGACGACGTTGCGTCCGTCCTTGGCGAGAGTGAATCGACTGACGTCACCGGCGGTATGGCCGCAAAAGTCCAGACCCTCCTCGAACTCGAGGCGTCAGCGTCTATTTTCGGCCTCGCGGACATCAAGGCGTTTCTCGAGGGTGGAGAGCCGGGAACGACGGTCGACTAGGCGGCCGGAAATTCGGCGGCCGACACGTATGCGATTCTTCTCGAGTGCGAGGAGAGACTCCATCCCGCGAGCGACTCCACTACGGAACGTGTGATTCGACCGATGGTCTCAGAGCGCCGCTATTCGTCTCCCATACCTCGTCTTACCCGCGACTTCAGGCCCTGAAGCTGTGGGGTTTACCTTACGACGCACAAAACGGAGTTCTATATATGAGCGAGGAGTGCGATGTCGAAACAATCGGCAGTGTTCTCGAAGATGCTGTTGCCCGTTCTATCCTCGTTCACGCACAGTCAGACCCCGTCTCGGCGAGCGCGCTTGCAGACCACTGTGACGTGTCGACAGTCACGATCTATCGTCGCCTCGAAACGCTTCGCGAGCACGATTTAGTGGTTGCGTCGACCGTTCCCGAGCGTGATGGTAACCACTACAAGGTGTACAAAACGAACGTGCGCCGACTGTCGGTCACACTTACCGAAGACGGGTTTGAACTGTCGATCGAACGCACAGACACACCGGCGGACCGGTTTACCAGACTCATCGAGGAACTGTGAGCATGATTCCAACCATCAATCTATCGTTCGAAGCCATTGTACAGAGCAGCCTGTTTGTTATCCTAACCGTGCTTGGTCTTGCGATTATCATCATCGCGTTACAGGGCTATCGCCGGAATCAGAGCCGCCCGATGCTGTTTCTCGCGCTCGGGTTTGCCGCGATCATTGTTCCCGAACTCGCGATGACGGTCATTACGAGGGTCGTCGACATCTCTCAGTTCTGGACGATTACTATCTACCAAGTAACGAACGTCTTCGCGTTTTTGAGCATCCTCTATGCGATTACGATGGAGCCCTGACAGCGGTTACCCGGCTATACATAGTCTGCCCCATTTCTGTTATCACCCACAGGTTCTCCGTTTGAAGCTGTGATAGGCGGTATTTGGATGTCTATTTCGTACACCCTCTATGGCTGACTCGACAGTCGACAGCAATACCGATCCCAACCGAACCGCTGCTGGCACACTCCTGTACGCCTCGAGCGAAACACGGTTGCGCGCGACATGGCGGGCACTCATCCCGCTCGTCGTCGCAGTTTCAGTCTATTTCGTTAGTCATCTGCTTCTCGAGAGTGCTATGGGTGCTGTCGCCGGGACGAGTACGACGGGGACGGCAACCGTTATCGCGACCGTAACCGGGCTGGCGACACTGACAGTGCTGATCGCACTGTCGGCGATCACGGGAATCGTGGTCGCTGCGCGTCTCGACCACCGATACGTTCGTAGCTACGGATTTGCGATTTCCAGTCGATGGGTCAGTGATTTCGGCGCAGGCGCACTCATTGGTGCCCTCGCCAGCGTGGGTGCAGTCGGCTATCACGTCTTGCGTGGCTACTCGACTGTCAGCGTAGAGCTGACGGGTATCGGTGTCGGTGGGACGATTCTGGCACCGGCTGTGTTGCTGGTCTTCGTCCTGTTTTATCTCAGCAACACCGCCTTCGAGGAAGTGGTCTTTCGTGCGATTCTTATTCCCACTGCGGCCGAGGGACTCCACGCGCGCACTCTCGAGCGAACGGCGGCCGTTCTCGGTGCAATCGCGGTCAGCCTCCCGCTATTCGGGGCGATACATCTGCTCGGCGGCGGGTTCGCAGCCGTCATTACGAGCGCCGTCGGCGGTGTTCTGTTCGCAACGGCATACGTACTTACTGGACAGCTCGGACTCCCGATCGGCGTCCACTTCGGTGGGGTGGCGATTCTCTCGGTTATGCAGTCACCTGTCTCCGCTGACCCCGAACTGACGCTTCCCTCGATCGTCGTCGCCGAGTGGACCACGACGCCGTCGCTCGCTGTCAGTGTCGAGTTGTGGATTGTTCGACTGGTAGTTGGTGTCGCCCTCATCTGCCTCTGGGTCCGCCTCCGATACGGCGACGTATCGATTGCAGATCAGGTGGTTCCCGACGATGAGACGGACTCGAGGCGGCCGATAGACAGTTAAGTGCAACATCGCTCCGCGGGTCGAAATCGATGCCACCGCGGGTAGATGCTCACTCCAACTCAACACACTCGCTCGAGAAAGTCCACGACGGCGTCGTTGAACGCACCGGGTTGCTCGAGCATCGGTAAGTGTGCTGCATCCTCGAGTTCGGCGTACTCGCCGGCGGGAATCTCGTCTGCGAGGAACTCGTGGAACCATGGCGGTGTCAGTTGATCGTATTCGCCACAGACGGCGAGGACCGGCACTTCGATCTCCTCGAGTTGGTCGCGAACGTCGAAGGTGTGGCAGGTTCGAAAGTCGCGGTTGGTCACGGCCTGCCCGCACTCATAGAAGCGATCTTTCGAATCGGCCTGGAGTTCCGGGGCCGGCTGGTGAAAGAGTCGATCCTCGCCGTGGAGGAACTCGACTGCCCGCTCGAAGTCGTTTGCGAGCCACGCGAGCAGATCCTCAAGGACGCCGAGTCGTGCGCCAGCACCTGTCAAGACGACGGCGTCAGGGCTGTAGGACCGCTCAAGTAGAATGTGCATGGCAACAGCACCGCCGAGAGTGGAGCCAACGAGGACGTCTGCGTCGGTGTCTTCGACGACGGCCAAGGTGTCATCGGCGTAGGCGGAAAGCGTCGAATACCCTGCAGACGCATCGATATCGTCAGAGTCGCCGTGGCCGCTGAGGTCGACTGCTGCGAGTGGGTAGCGGTCCGCCAGACGGTGTTGAAACGACCAGACATCGTGGCGGCCGCCGCTTCCGTGGATACAACAGAGCGTCGGGCCGTTCCCGCCCTGATCGACCCAGTCATAGGCTGTCTCCCGATTGCGGTGTGATACCGTGTCCATAGGTACTCGAACGAGAGGTGTCGGCATAAAGACTCGAGTCGGTTCACACGGTGTGGGCTGTCTCACCAACGCGCAAGACGAGTTACTCCTCGATTGTGACCGCCTTGTCCGCCGCGTTCCGGAGGGCATCCGAGCGACCGTACGATCCCGGTGCAATTGCAATTGTTTCGATTCCTGTGGTACCCGCGTGCTCGAGGACTGGCTTGAAATCCGTATCTCTCGAGACGATTGCGAGGCGGTCGATGGTGCCGGCACTCCCGAGGGCAGTGGCGTCG contains these protein-coding regions:
- a CDS encoding phosphonate ABC transporter ATP-binding protein, which encodes MLSVTDLTKRYGDHEAFADVSLDLEPGTLTILIGRSGAGKTTLLRCLNGLEEPDAGRIRLDGEPIDPTDVALVFQDGALLETKSALANVLDGGLGREPVWRELLGWHDPDEKRAALERLHAVDLAGYADRRVGDLSGGERQRVGIARALQQEPRVVLADEPVASLDPETARAVLERLATVVSEHNLIGLVSLHQPQLADGLTDRYLGLADGRLTLDATADEVDPECLEEVYESDVTA
- a CDS encoding phosphate/phosphite/phosphonate ABC transporter substrate-binding protein; amino-acid sequence: MDRRTYLGLVTGTAIASTAGCLDGDDGAADDSSDDTDESAETDESGTDSVGEWADGHIEFGLPPFQDAEDLETQYAGTFEWLANGFDGVDEVEGVPTTSYAGVVESVVNGHTELANLSPFIFVLAQEDDVHPLAINWSHGSDSYHTYIATRADTGIETIDDLEGTTIAMVDPMSASGGMFPRYRLNEAGLHAGDLETEPEDFDIQWAGSHDAALRVLEEGHVDAAAYGDFEHPDDDDIVKIAESDPIPFDVIVAKPDTPDDVQNELADRLIETPEDALADHRVDEYGEFDPDLYDHVRDIAEQMGLDIETLDDAEDDD
- the mvk gene encoding mevalonate kinase, giving the protein MTVSSAPGKVYLFGEHAVVYGEPAVPCAIEVRAQVTAEQRTDGKLRVHADDLSLDGFTVEYDGTAGEHPHVDAPESLLMAATQYVDGAIEQVYDVTDEDDIGFDVTIESDIPLGAGLGSSAAVVVSAIDAATRELGVTLEPDEIAERAYRTEHAVQDGQASRADTFCSATGGAVRVEGDDCRAIDAPDLPLVIGFDGGAGDTGELVSGVRDLREEYDFAADTVETIGDIVRNGEDALAAGDLEELGRLMNFNHGLLSALGVSSRSLDSMVWGARDAGAHGAKLTGAGGGGCIVALDPTPETETALSFTPGCEDAFRAELAETGVKRLE
- a CDS encoding isopentenyl phosphate kinase; translated protein: MIVLKLGGSAITDKDRPETLDGAALEEAAAAIAVTHAAKERDEGLVIVHGGGSFGHHNASEHGVTTTEGSHDTAAVFDIHGAMTTLNQFVLTRLAEHDVPAVPVHPFSAAHRDTDGDLTLPTGQVETLLEEGFVPVLHGDLVAHAGAGVTVVSGDELVTALATALEADRVGLCSTVPGVLDDDDAVIEQITAFDDVASVLGESESTDVTGGMAAKVQTLLELEASASIFGLADIKAFLEGGEPGTTVD
- a CDS encoding winged helix-turn-helix domain-containing protein, with the translated sequence MSEECDVETIGSVLEDAVARSILVHAQSDPVSASALADHCDVSTVTIYRRLETLREHDLVVASTVPERDGNHYKVYKTNVRRLSVTLTEDGFELSIERTDTPADRFTRLIEEL
- a CDS encoding DUF7521 family protein — encoded protein: MIPTINLSFEAIVQSSLFVILTVLGLAIIIIALQGYRRNQSRPMLFLALGFAAIIVPELAMTVITRVVDISQFWTITIYQVTNVFAFLSILYAITMEP
- a CDS encoding CPBP family intramembrane glutamic endopeptidase; the protein is MADSTVDSNTDPNRTAAGTLLYASSETRLRATWRALIPLVVAVSVYFVSHLLLESAMGAVAGTSTTGTATVIATVTGLATLTVLIALSAITGIVVAARLDHRYVRSYGFAISSRWVSDFGAGALIGALASVGAVGYHVLRGYSTVSVELTGIGVGGTILAPAVLLVFVLFYLSNTAFEEVVFRAILIPTAAEGLHARTLERTAAVLGAIAVSLPLFGAIHLLGGGFAAVITSAVGGVLFATAYVLTGQLGLPIGVHFGGVAILSVMQSPVSADPELTLPSIVVAEWTTTPSLAVSVELWIVRLVVGVALICLWVRLRYGDVSIADQVVPDDETDSRRPIDS
- a CDS encoding alpha/beta fold hydrolase, yielding MDTVSHRNRETAYDWVDQGGNGPTLCCIHGSGGRHDVWSFQHRLADRYPLAAVDLSGHGDSDDIDASAGYSTLSAYADDTLAVVEDTDADVLVGSTLGGAVAMHILLERSYSPDAVVLTGAGARLGVLEDLLAWLANDFERAVEFLHGEDRLFHQPAPELQADSKDRFYECGQAVTNRDFRTCHTFDVRDQLEEIEVPVLAVCGEYDQLTPPWFHEFLADEIPAGEYAELEDAAHLPMLEQPGAFNDAVVDFLERVC